From the Chitinophaga lutea genome, one window contains:
- a CDS encoding aldo/keto reductase — translation MEYRQLGESNLQVSAITFGAWAIGGWMWGGAERKDATEAIRASIDQGVTSIDTAPIYGQGTSEEIVGEALQGIARDKVQILTKFGLTWEGTKGQFYFKSKNNSNQDIDIYKYSGKESVIRECEDSLRRLRTDYIDLYQIHWADETTPIEETFEAVLRLQEQGKIRAAGVCNYNVEQMKRADSVVKLASNQVPFSMVERTIEKEVVPYCIDNKKGILAYSPLQRGILTGKIKPGHAFGEGDHRPGTKFYQPDNIARINAFLALIKPLAEKKNATLAQLVIRWTIERPGITVALVGARNAEQAVQNAKAIDVQLAPEEIDFINKHLYALQLV, via the coding sequence ATGGAATACAGACAATTAGGAGAAAGCAACCTGCAGGTATCGGCCATCACATTCGGCGCCTGGGCTATCGGCGGATGGATGTGGGGCGGCGCGGAGCGAAAAGACGCTACCGAAGCCATCCGCGCATCGATCGATCAGGGTGTAACCTCGATCGACACGGCACCCATTTACGGCCAGGGCACCAGCGAGGAAATCGTGGGGGAAGCCTTGCAGGGCATCGCCCGGGACAAAGTACAGATCCTCACCAAATTCGGCCTTACCTGGGAAGGCACCAAAGGCCAGTTTTATTTCAAAAGCAAAAACAATAGCAACCAGGACATCGATATCTATAAATATTCCGGTAAAGAAAGCGTGATACGCGAGTGCGAAGACAGCCTCCGCCGCCTGCGCACGGACTATATCGACCTGTATCAGATCCACTGGGCCGACGAAACCACCCCCATCGAAGAAACCTTCGAAGCGGTGCTGCGGTTGCAGGAACAGGGCAAGATACGCGCCGCCGGCGTTTGCAATTACAACGTTGAGCAGATGAAGCGGGCGGACAGTGTGGTGAAACTCGCCTCCAACCAGGTGCCGTTCAGCATGGTGGAAAGGACCATCGAAAAGGAAGTGGTGCCGTATTGCATCGACAACAAAAAAGGCATCCTCGCCTACAGCCCGCTGCAGCGCGGCATCCTCACCGGCAAGATCAAACCGGGCCATGCCTTCGGCGAAGGCGATCACCGCCCAGGCACAAAGTTCTACCAGCCCGATAACATCGCCCGCATCAATGCCTTCCTGGCACTGATCAAACCGCTGGCGGAAAAGAAAAACGCCACCCTGGCGCAGCTCGTTATCCGCTGGACCATCGAACGCCCCGGCATCACCGTGGCCCTGGTAGGCGCGCGCAACGCGGAACAGGCCGTGCAGAACGCCAAAGCCATCGACGTACAACTGGCGCCGGAAGAAATCGATTTTATCAATAAACATTTATACGCTTTGCAGTTAGTGTAA
- the hppD gene encoding 4-hydroxyphenylpyruvate dioxygenase yields the protein MNSAVVIPRPAQNQQDFLPLNGTDYVEFYVGNAKQAAHFYKTAFGFQSLAYAGPETGVKDRASYVLVQNKLRFVLTTPLRPGNDIARHIDAHGDGVKVLAIWVDDARLAFEETVKRGAKPYMEPVVEKDEHGEVVRSGIHTYGDTVHIFVERKNYKGLFLPGYREWKSSYNPEETGLQYVDHCVGNVGWNEMNTWVDFYARTMGFHNLVSFDDKDISTEYSALMSKVMSNGNGRIKFPINEPAEGKKKSQIEEYLEYYGAPGVQHVAIATNDIVHTVSELQKRGIEFLTVPDSYYQTLLERVGKIDEDIQPLQKLGILVDRDDEGYLLQIFTKPLQDRPTVFFEIIQRKGAKSFGKGNFKALFESIEREQALRGNL from the coding sequence ATGAACAGTGCAGTCGTAATACCCAGGCCTGCGCAAAACCAGCAGGATTTTCTGCCGCTGAACGGCACCGACTACGTGGAGTTTTACGTAGGGAACGCCAAGCAGGCGGCGCATTTTTACAAAACGGCATTCGGTTTTCAGTCGCTCGCCTACGCCGGCCCTGAAACCGGTGTGAAAGACCGCGCCTCTTACGTACTGGTGCAGAACAAACTCCGTTTTGTGCTCACCACGCCGCTGCGCCCCGGCAACGATATTGCCCGGCACATCGATGCGCACGGCGACGGGGTGAAGGTACTGGCCATCTGGGTGGACGATGCCCGCCTGGCTTTCGAGGAAACGGTGAAAAGGGGCGCCAAACCCTACATGGAACCGGTTGTCGAAAAAGACGAGCACGGCGAGGTGGTGCGCAGCGGCATCCACACCTATGGGGATACCGTGCACATCTTCGTGGAAAGGAAAAACTACAAAGGACTGTTCCTGCCCGGCTACCGCGAGTGGAAGAGCAGCTACAATCCCGAAGAAACGGGCCTGCAGTACGTAGATCATTGCGTGGGCAACGTGGGCTGGAATGAAATGAACACCTGGGTGGACTTCTACGCCAGAACGATGGGCTTCCACAACCTGGTGTCGTTCGACGACAAGGATATTTCCACCGAATATTCCGCGCTGATGAGCAAGGTGATGAGCAACGGCAACGGGCGCATCAAATTTCCCATCAACGAACCGGCCGAAGGCAAGAAAAAATCACAGATCGAGGAATACCTCGAGTATTACGGTGCGCCCGGCGTACAGCACGTGGCCATCGCCACCAACGACATCGTGCACACCGTGAGCGAATTGCAGAAGAGGGGCATCGAGTTCCTGACCGTCCCCGATTCTTATTATCAAACCCTGCTCGAGCGCGTCGGCAAGATCGACGAAGACATCCAGCCCCTGCAAAAACTGGGCATCCTGGTAGACCGCGACGACGAGGGGTACCTGCTGCAGATCTTCACCAAACCGCTGCAGGACAGGCCCACCGTGTTTTTCGAGATCATCCAGCGCAAAGGCGCAAAATCTTTCGGTAAAGGCAACTTCAAGGCGCTGTTCGAATCCATTGAAAGGGAACAGGCGCTGCGGGGAAATTTATAA